The stretch of DNA TAGAACCAAAAGTATATCAAATATATGTCAATGTGATCGTAAAATCGTCAATATTAACAAATCTACGACTCTTTATACAAAAATATGCAGCTACGTCGAGTCACCTAGATGATGAAGTGGAACATTTTTACACAgacattataaaatttttattcgaaaataaaatcaatatcaCAATATTAGAAGGTGACTTCAacgcaaaaataatttaaaaaacaagcAATGAGGACAAACTGGCTTATAGAAAAGTATGGATTGGGTATCAGACATAAAAGAGATaacatgggagtaccggtacggtacgaatacctatatacgtttagctttgcagacgatcaagtagtgattgcacaagaccaagataACCTCAGCTACATGGTGAAGAAACTAccagaagaatataccaaggctggcttagatattaacctcgcgaaaacagggtacctatctacaagtaaagAAGACGTAGAAGATTTACAGATTGATGCAACGTAACAATTAAAGGaaagaataaattcaaatacttggggtttataatcacgaaaaatgcAACAACGGAGAAAAAAATTACACAAATGTTAGgaaaaacaagaacagcaatccgacaacttaattcaagtattatgacatatggagactgaaaattggatcataaataagaaaaacagcagtaagatagtagcaacagagatagaATGCCTAAAAAGATgatgcagagtaacaagaatagataggagaagtaatgacgaaatgaagcaaagaacatcaatacaaacagacatactaacatatataaaacaaaaaagactaaagtgataTGAACATGTAAGAATAACTAGCGAcaacagatggataaagagaataaccgaatggagccccataggaaggaagaaaagaggacgaccccgaaaaccTTGAGGAACAAAGTAGACGACgacatgagtaagagaggcctaaacgatggagaatgggacaacagaaaGAGATGATTAAGGTTGAGCGAGGAAAGTCAGTGAGTACTGTAGAATCTCTTAGtatgtataaattttatatatatatatatatatatatatacatatatatatatatatatatatatatatatatatatatctatatatatatatatatatatatatatatatatatatatatatatatatatatatatatatatagaaagctTTCGAGAAAggtaaacataacattctcatggatTGTCCAAAGCtaaaaggactcgacaaaaatgataTTTACATAGTCTGAAATCTCTATTGAAACCAACAGGTTGTGTAACATTAGATGAAAGAAACACGGGTGCGCAATCGATAAGTAAATGTGTGAGCCTAGGCTGTGTACTTTCACAATAACTATTTTATATACTCCGAAAAGGTATTTAAACAGGCACACTAGTAACCTAAGGAAAGCAAAAACCATGGTTATAAGTAAGAGGGGTCATAAATCGTAAGTCATAACAAGGATCCAGATATAAATGAAGATACATTTAACAAGTGGACAAAAGTAGTACTTCTGTATTAATGTAGGTCTAAATCCCAAATCAAAAATTCGATAAAAAAAAGAGCAACAAGAGCAGTCTTTTTAAAGAATAGGAAACTTTTAAGTAACCAAATGTCAATCTGCAAACCCGTTATGGGATGATAAAATGTTACATACACTCTATCATTCCTTATGATGCCGAAGCTTAAACTGTTAAAAAACTTAACGACAAACCTAAAACCTTTTCAGATGTGGCcttttagaaaaatttaaaaaataccatGGACCAAAATGGTGTTGCAAAGAATGGAAAAAGAGAGAGAACTTTTGAAcacaattaaaagaagaaaggcaGTATATATGTGGCATATACTTAGAAATGAGAAGTATAGAGAAATAAACATACtgactgaaaaacattcgcgactggacggGATTAAACACACAGATacttttaagaaaagcagaagatatacCTTTATAAGTGGAGTCTACACtaggaaaaaaaaaattcatcaaATGAATACCAATAATAAACTctatctaaaaataaaacaactagAAAAGAGAAAAGATCTTAAAAAAGCAGGGAAAATGATTACAATCAAATATGGTCATTCAACACTTGACCATAATACCAGACTATTTAGTCGAAAATATTATTAAgttgaaattaaaatgaaattatatgaattaataaaaaatgattagTCTTCTTTAATTCAGGTCCCGTTAAGTTGGTGAATTAGGAATTTAGAATTGGGAAGTTAGAATTATTTTAGGAAATATTTTGTTGTTGGTTCCAGTACTTAAACACAAATTAACTGCATAATAGTCAATTAATCTACTTGAAGAGCTAATCAACTTTGTTCCCAGatattattttactatatttttatgaattaaaaaatatatcttttgaagataaatatatcttaatttgTCTTTAGGTATTGCAGTGTCAGTAGCAATTCCAACGTCAAGAAAAGCTCCAATCCCAGATCTGTAAGTATAaggatttatttataaaatattttttcatttagttTTTCATACGTTAGGTCTATGATTTGAGTTTATTTGGTAACATTTAGTCTTTTTGTAATTCTGAAAACCAGGTGCCTTGCCATATCTTTGGCGGCCTCTTCCGTTTGGTTTCTCATCAACTACAATTTTTGTAATGCCGTCTTTTATCATTCTCGTTACatgatgattttaatttttattttccatcTTAGTATATCTTGGACATTATATTTTTGAATAacattttcgtttttatttaatTCCATGTAGTTTTTCAACTATAGATCTTAATGTTGAGTTCGTTCAGCAGTTCTTAGAGTCTATTTTtttacctaacctaacctaaaccaAAAATTTTTGTCGTGTACGTAAGTATTGGCCGAACGCAGGTTCTATAGTCTTCTTTTGGTTTTTGATCCTAGATGCTTGTTTTTTCACACTATGTCTCTTAATACCCCTTGAGTGGTTGCTGATTTTCTAACTTAATTGGTTTTGTTTATAGATATTTTGGTTGCTTCTTTTATTCACTTTCAAATAATTAAAAGATATGACTGTTATTTCCCTGCTTTATTTCTCACTAGGCTACACGTTCTATTATTACTTCTTTATTATAGTGTTCAGTTATTTGTTTCCTGTTTAGACATAAATctttaatcatttttttaaattaacatcTTACCCTGTTTCTTCCCTTTATATTCATATAACAGTGTGGGCCTCTGAAAGGAAAAAGAAAGATATTCTATCTATTTTAAGAGGTATGGTCAACTCTCCAAAGATCGAATAAATTACATTTTTCATGTTTagataatttataattatatacaggcaaatctttgatatttttaaaaatacttattttattttcgtaATCTTCGTTTATTTTTTAGAGATGATCCAGCCTGTACAGTCTGCTTTACTGCTGGAAATTTTATTCAAGCATTTAAGAACTCAGGTGATTCCAAGGTAAGAACTTAACAGTGATTTTACGTACTACTAAAGTTAtgtttgatattcgccaagaactATCAAGTAAAGCTTTAATACTTCTTGTGAAAAATCTAATAGTAGCACATAGTGAAGTCCATGATAGAAAAGACACCATTTGCAGATTttcagatgacatcgtccttgtAGCCGATTgcatggatgatgcaataataaggTTTGAAAACTTAtgtcacgcttccttggaggtcggactaaaaactaatatgaacaagacgcaaattatCCGAATGTTAACGTATTTAATTTTACTGATCCTTCAATTGatctgatattttttattttgattttcagGAACAAgcaaaacaacaaataaatttcGTTTGTGaactttttataaatgaagaACTAATGGAAATCTGCATGCGATCCTTTGAAGAGGACGTCGATTATATTTATGGAGTAACTGATCTCAGAACAGTAACTGAAATGTGCATAGACATGAACAAGTGTAAAGCAAAAGAAaatatctaattatattttttttaatcaaaaagtatttttattgttttagttaataataaggtttgataattaaaaaaaattatagaaacggAAAGGACAAATAAACCCatgttgaaaaaatattttaatagattaaaaaactttttattcagAAAGAAAGAGGAAACAGAAATTCAATATGTACGTGTAAGAAGAGGCCCTTTTTACTGGTTGCccatataaaatatgtaaataaacaataatattcaaGAATCttcaagaaatatttttaaaaattaatacctaaattgaaaatttaaattaaagaagAGTTACATAGAAAAATACTTGATATTTTTTTACGCAGTTATTTTCTTTGATTTcatattgtaataaatgtttccGACTTTAATGTACAGtgtgaaataacaaaataatgtttaaaatataaaacaaccTAAACATTCATACTCTGGCTACTTAGAACAAAGACTTAAGAAATTTAAAATCTTGTTAGCGAAAGAAGAAACTATTATCTACGTGAATATCTATTAAGAACCAGATGTCACAATcgaattaaaaattcaaaaattcaGACAGCGGCAGTACGTCTAAATGGCCAAGAGCTGTGGTAACACTGAAAAAAAATTTCCTAAAACATACAGATTTTCTGTGGATTGTGGTTTATTTGCCAATATCTGGACCTATAATTCATACCAAAGAACTCGAAGTTGCACAATGGCTAGGACTTATTGAGTTTAAGGCATCAAGTTTTTGGTTAGAAAGATTTCGTCGTCGATACGATTACTTTTAACACAAAATGTAGCAAATCCGTTAATGTTATTGTCAAAAACGTAAAATCTTGGAAAATagctgtttttattttaaaagatgcTGCCACAAAATATGTGTTTAATGCAGATGGGACGAATCTCTAATATAGTGCGTTACCAACAAGAACATAGACATTGAAAAATGGCAAGTGTCCCCAAaaaagaaaaactgaaaaacagTGAGTTATTATTTTGTTCTGTAGAAACAAGGCAGGTGAAAAGAAGGAACCAATTACTACAGGCAAAAGCAATCGTCCTCGATTTTTTTTAGGTGGCACATAACAATAATTTAACACGAAGATAAAATATTGCACTGGATCGCACTTACTCAAATATTGCACTGGataatattagacttaatttcTTCCTACCCAACCTTGTATTTTAACTTGTGTAGATAGTGATGATAGGATAGGataggatgatccagataaaagaatacaattttgggaaataatgatggataacagccaccgaaaccctctcttggttcaaaataatattttttctgatgaggctacattcaaattaaatggtgAGGTCAACAGTCAggattgtagatactgggcaaagcAAAACtacaactggatgcgggaacatcatacacaatacctgcaaaaggtaaacgtatgggctggcattgtaagaagtaaaatcattggaccctattCTGGTCTCAACTggttcagtttttaagtgggtatctggtacctactttagttaatttattctccagtacaattaatcttggacgtttcgataaaagtttatggtttcaacaggatggtgcgcttccgcattatgctttagatgttcgaaggtacctaatcgaaatttttccgaacaggtggattggaggACGTGAagatattgaatggccagcgaggtcgccagacctcaatcctttgaattattttatgtggtcatttaaagaatattgtttacaaaaatgaaacctgcacatattggagacttaaaaacaagaatttgtgaagaaataaacaatatttattaagcaagcataaacaaggttctacaagaatttgtacaacgtttgggttactgtgaaatacaacaagggctacaattcgaacatttaagattaagtcatgtgtTAATTACtagattactttcaagttatttattataatttatttat from Diabrotica undecimpunctata isolate CICGRU chromosome 4, icDiaUnde3, whole genome shotgun sequence encodes:
- the LOC140439035 gene encoding uncharacterized protein isoform X3, producing the protein MKPIFSVTLFVCIGIAVSVAIPTSRKAPIPDLDDPACTVCFTAGNFIQAFKNSGDSKEQAKQQINFVCELFINEELMEICMRSFEEDVDYIYGVTDLRTVTEMCIDMNKCKAKENI